Genomic DNA from Amycolatopsis alba DSM 44262:
GAAGAACAGCAGCGACGTCCCGAGGTCCTTCTCGAACACCAGCACGCCGAGGCAGGCGGCCGCCGCGATCAGGATCGGGCCGAGGTCACGGGCGCGCGGCAGCTCGACGCCGGCGATCTTCTTGCCCGCGACCATGAACAGGTCCCGTTTCGTCACCAGGAACGAAGCGAAGAAGATCATCAGCAGGATCTTCGCGAACTCGCCGGGCTGGATCGAGAAGAACGGCAGCTTGATCCAGACCTTCGCGCCGTTGACCTCGGAAAGGCTCGACGGCAGCACCGCGGGCAGCGCGAGCGCCACGATGCCGACCAGACCGCAGATGTAGCCGTAGCGGGTCAGCGTGCGGTGGTCGCTGATCATGATCAGCACCACCACGAACAGGACCAGCGAGATCGCGGTGAACAGCACCTGTTTGGTGACGTCCGGCGTGTACTCCTTGCCCTGCTGGATCGCGCGTTCCGCGAGCGCCAGGTCGATCCGGTGGATCATCACCAGGCCGAGCCCGTTCAGCAGCGCGACACACGGCAGGATCACCGGGTCCGCGTACGGCGCCCAGCGGCGGACCGCCAGATGCGCCGCCGTCAGCACCCCGAGGTAGGACAGCCCCAGCCAGATGATCGAGCTGGTCAGCTCCTGCTCCTGGTTCGCCTCCACCAGCACGAGCGCGATGGTGACGATGAACGTCGCGAACGCCAGGAGAACGAGCTCGGTCCCGCGCCGCTTGGGCAGCTCGCGCGGAGGGTTCGTGGCGAACTGGGCCGAAGCCGGATCGGCGAGCGGCGTGCTCATCAGTTACCGCCTCCCGGTGCTGCCGGTTCCGGCGTCGAGCAGTCCCTCCCCGCTGGCTGGTTCGCCGAACTCGGCGAGGCGGGGGTCGAAGGGGGAGCCGCCACCGAGGACGGCGCGGAAGGCGGAATGGAAGTCGAGCCGGTGGACGGCTTGCAGTCGGCCAGCTGCTTGTGCGGCCGCAGGAAGTCGTCGATGTACTTGCGGGCGTCGTCGAGGTTGTCCTTCTTGACGCCGTTCTTCACCGCGATACGCGCGTCCTCCTGCAACGCGGGCACCAGCAGCTTGTCGGTGCACAGCCCGCCCGGCGGGCACGAGCCCTGCTCGTAGGCGTGCAGGTCGATGCCGAGGATGCTGCCGGGGACGCCGCGGTAGACCACGACCTCCTCGCCGGGACCCTCGCCGACGTAGTACTGGCTCAGCACGAAATACCGCGTGG
This window encodes:
- a CDS encoding FtsW/RodA/SpoVE family cell cycle protein, encoding MSTPLADPASAQFATNPPRELPKRRGTELVLLAFATFIVTIALVLVEANQEQELTSSIIWLGLSYLGVLTAAHLAVRRWAPYADPVILPCVALLNGLGLVMIHRIDLALAERAIQQGKEYTPDVTKQVLFTAISLVLFVVVLIMISDHRTLTRYGYICGLVGIVALALPAVLPSSLSEVNGAKVWIKLPFFSIQPGEFAKILLMIFFASFLVTKRDLFMVAGKKIAGVELPRARDLGPILIAAAACLGVLVFEKDLGTSLLFFGVTLVMLYVATERIIWVVLGVGFFAAGAIIAYNLFTHVQQRVRNWIDPLATYDDAGGGYQVAQGLFGLGTGGVGGTGLGAGRPDMVPEAKTDFITTAIGEELGFIGLAAMLMLYLILAMRGMRSALAVRDTFGKLLGGGLSFALVMQIFVVVGGVTNLIPNTGITAPFLSRGGSSLLANYILVALLLRISDAARKPAARPKPQQPQAPLAEAHTVMVQRPSANGEGSAS